The genomic stretch ATCCTTGTTTTGCACCACGGCGATAAGCACCGTTCACAGCAACATTTAATTCAAAACGCTTAAGCTCATCTGCAATGGTTTGGTTCCATTGTTCTTTTTCATTTGAAAAATCTGGAATCACACCTTCTGCAACTAGTGCTTGCTCGTCTGCACTCAGTTCAAATAATTCAGCGGTAAAGCGCCATAAATTATTTAATCCGTCTTGTACACGTTGATGCGCTTCATCTGTGCTTAAACTTAAACGTTCCATCCAGCTTGTCGAAAAGCGAATGTGATACTTCACTTCTTTTAAAGATTTGACAGCAAGCGCACTTAATTCAGGAAGTGAGCTTTGCGCTAAGGCCGTAAATAAATGAAGATGGTAATGGTCCATCAACCACTGGCGTACAATCGTTTGTGCAAAATCACCATTGGGTTGTTCGCACAACAATAGGTTTAAAAATTCACGTTCTGTACGGAAATACGCAAGTTGGTCTTCATCACGCTTAGCTTCATCATATTGACCAGCCAAAGTCAGAAAGTTTCTTGCTTGACCCAACAAGTCCAAGCCGATATTTGCTAAGGCAATATCAATTTCTAGCTCAGGTGCATGCCCGCACCATTCAGCCAAACGCTGAGATAAAACCAGTTGGCTGTCGCCAATATGTAATAAGAATTTAGATAAAACTGAATGATTCATTTGCCATTCCCCTTACATGTGCTCAATGCCATCTGGGATATGGTAAAAAGTCGGATGACGATAAACCTTGTCTAAAGAAGGATCGAAAAATTCAGCTTTTTCATCTGGCTGTGATGACTTAATCAGTTCTGAACGAACTACCCAAATGCTAATTCCTTCATTACGGCGCGTATAAACATCACGAGCATGTTGCAGTGCGATTTCATCATCAGGTGCTCTTAAGCTGCCTACATGACGGTGGCTTAAGCCTTGTTTACTACGTACAAATACTTCG from Acinetobacter pittii encodes the following:
- the paaC gene encoding 1,2-phenylacetyl-CoA epoxidase subunit PaaC, which encodes MNHSVLSKFLLHIGDSQLVLSQRLAEWCGHAPELEIDIALANIGLDLLGQARNFLTLAGQYDEAKRDEDQLAYFRTEREFLNLLLCEQPNGDFAQTIVRQWLMDHYHLHLFTALAQSSLPELSALAVKSLKEVKYHIRFSTSWMERLSLSTDEAHQRVQDGLNNLWRFTAELFELSADEQALVAEGVIPDFSNEKEQWNQTIADELKRFELNVAVNGAYRRGAKQGLHTEHLGYLLAEMQCIQRTYPGMTW
- the paaB gene encoding 1,2-phenylacetyl-CoA epoxidase subunit PaaB, producing MEDKNNWSLYEVFVRSKQGLSHRHVGSLRAPDDEIALQHARDVYTRRNEGISIWVVRSELIKSSQPDEKAEFFDPSLDKVYRHPTFYHIPDGIEHM